One Pseudomonas sp. B21_DOA genomic window, CCGAGTTCACCGTCAGCCACTTTCAGCGAGGGCGGTAGCCCTTCGACGCTTTCAGCGCCCGCGCTCAAGGCGTTGAACCAGTGCAAACCGCGCAATGAATAACTGCTCATGAGCGCTCTCCTTGATACAGATCGCGAACCACTGACGGTTCGATTTGCTTGTCCGTGTCCAGCTTGCCGAGGCGCTGCAGGAACCACTCGGCGCGCTGACTGCGCGGCTGTGCCGGCAGGCCTTGCTGGAGCAATTCGCCAACCTGCTGACGAATCTGCGCCACGTCATCGCCGACATAACAGTCCACCAGTCCCGTGTTGAAACGCTGCTCGCCGCCGGTCAGGCTCCAGATGAAGGGCCGGTCGCGGGAGTCGTATTCCTCGATCCCGGCTTCCTGCTCGATCACTTGCGGGCCGTTCAGGCCGAGACGTGCTTCCTGGGTCACTAACAGATAGCTGCACAGCGCAGCGGCGATCGACATGCCGCCGAAGCAACCGACGCTGCCGGCGACCACGCCGACCACCGGTTGGTATTGCTGCAAATCGACAATCGCCGCGTGAATATCGGCAATCGCCGCCAGCCCCAGATTGGCTTCCTGCAAGCGCACGCCGCCGGTTTCCAGCAGCAACACGGCGCGGGTGGGGATGCCGTTGCGGTTGTCTTCGGCGGCCAGTTCCAGCGCACCGGCAATCTTCGCCCCGCCGACTTCGCCAAGGCTGCCGCCCTGAAACGCGCCTTCAATCGCCGCGATGACCACCGGCAAACCGTCGAGACTGCCCTTGGCGATGATTACGCCGTCGTCGGCTTGCGGCACTACGCCCTGGCGCTCAAGCCACGGCGACATGACCCGTTGAAACGGATCGAGCAGTTCGCGAAAGGTCCCGGCGTCGAGCAAGGCTTTCGCCCGTTGCCGCGCGCCGAGTTCGACGAAGCTGTGTTTGTTCAGCAACGCTGCGCTGTCAGTCATGGCCGATCTCCTCGAAACCCTGTTCCAGACGCAAGCGCACCACCCCCGGCGTCGCGCCGAAATCGTGGATATCGATGGCCATCGCTGGCGGCGTGGTGCCGTCGAACATCCGCGCAAACAGGTGCTGCCAGCGCTGCTGCGCGCCGTTGACCGAGGTCTGCACGTTGATCGTCAGTTTGCCGGCCAGACCCGGTTCGATCAGCACTTCCAGATCACCCGAACCGACACAACCGACCAGCGCACGCCCGCGTGGCGGCTGCCCCGCGGGGAATTCAAACGATAGGTTTTCCATCAAAACGCTCCCTGAGAGATGCCGTCGCGCTCGATACGATCAAGCAACAGCGTGGCGGCGAGCAGGTCGGCGGCGCCACCGGGCGAGGCATTCAATGCGATGAGTTGTTGATCCAGTTCGTGCAGGCGACGACGACCGCTGAGGCTGGCGCTGCCGCCGGCATCGAGCACCGCTTGCGCGCCGGACTGCATGGCCTGCAGGCCCGGTTCGCCGGCGCGGTAGAGCACGCAGGTGTCGGCCAGCTCGGTCATGATCGCCAGCAACGCATCGAGCCGGGCGTTCTGTTCGCCGTGGCCGCTGGCGCGGCTTTTGTGCAGTTGCGGCAGGCCGCGTTGCAGCACGGACGGGAAGCCGAGTTGCGCTTCCTCGCGAGCACCGCGTGCGCCGTAACGCTGGGCGACTTGTGCGCCGTGGCTGAGCGGTTTCGGCGCGTAGCGGTCGTCGAGCAGTGCCAGGCGGGCGGCACACAGGGCGACGGATTTCGGTTGCAGCGCGGCGGCCGTCACCAACAGTCCCAACGCCCAGATCGCACCGCGATGGGTGTTGACGCCGTTGGTGGTCACAAGCATCGCTTGCTCGCCTTCACGGCCGATGCGGCCAATCGCTTCGCGCAATGGCAAACCGACTTCGCCCAGCTCCAGCGCCGCCTCGGCCATTTCCTTGAACGCCGGCCACAACGCCAACGCCGAAGCGTGCATCAGGCCCAGGTGCAGATCGGTGTGTGCGCCATTGCCGCGACGGTCGACCAGCGCCGGTTTCGGCGACAGATCGGCTTCGTCGATCAGCGCATCCACCGCCAGATCGGCCAATCGATCCCCCAGAGAAAGCGGTTTCGCTTGCAGGTTGAATGCGTGCATTACCAGCTCCTGAATTTGGCGGGCGGGTTGTACAGGCCACCGGACCACTCGACCAGATCGGTCACGCTTTTCGCCGCGAGCAACTCGCGAGTGGCGTCAGTGCGGCGGATGCCGAGGTCTTCGGGCAAGGCGATCAGGCCTTCGCGGCGCATGCGTTCGGTGTCTTTCGGGTTGTGCCGCAGGCCAATTGCGGTAACGCCGGCCACGGCGGCAATCATCGCCTGCCGCTCTTCCAGCGAGCGCGCCTTGTACAGGTAGGCGATGCCCTCTTCGGTCAGCAGGTGGGTGACGTCGTCGCCGTAGATCATGATCGGCGCCAGTGGCATGCCGCTTTTCTTCGCCACTTCGACCGCGTCGAGGGTTTCGACGAAGGTCGGTTTGCCGCCCTCCTGGAAGGTCTCGACCATTTGCACCACGAGTTTCTTGCCGCGTTCGAGCATCGGTTGCGGCCCATCGGCGTGGCGCATGTCCAGCCACGCCGGGGTGCCGTGACGGCGGCCGCGCGGGTCGTGGCCCATGTTCGGCGCACCACCGAAACCGGCGAGGCGGCCACGGGTTACGGTCGAGGAATGGCCGTCGCCGTCGACTTGCAACGTCGCGCCGATGAACAGGTCCACCGCGTACTGCCCGGCGAGTTGGCAGACCATGCGGTTGGAGCGCAGCGAGCCGTCGCGGCCAGTGAAGAACACATCTGGCCGGGCGGCGATGTAGTTTTCCATGCCCAGTTCTGTGCCGAAGCAATGCACGCTTTCGACCCAGCCGCTTTCAATCGCCGGGATCAGCGTCGGGTGCGGATTGAGCGTCCAGTTGCGGCAGATCTTGCCTTTCAAACCGAGGGATTCGCCGTACGTCGGCAGGATCAGTTCGATGGCGGCGGTGTTGAAACCGATACCGTGGTTGAGCGACTGTACGTTGTGTTTTTCGTAGATCCCGCGAATCGCCATCATCGCCATCAGCACATGCACAGGCTTGATGTGGCGTGGGTCACGGGTAAACAGCGGTTCGATGTAGAACGGCTTGTCGGCGACCACGACGAAATCGACCCATGAAGCGGGAATGTCTACGCGGGGCAGTTCGCTGACGTCATCGACCAATTGGTTGACCTGAACGATAACGATGCCGTCGCTGAACGCCGCCGGTTCGATCAGTGCGGGAGTGTCTTCGGTGCTCGGGCCGGTGTAGATGTTGCCGGCGCGGTCGGCCATGAAGCCGGCCGAGAGCACAACGTTGGGGATCAGGTCCACAACGAGGCGGGCGTAGAGTTCGATGTAGGTGTGGATCGCGCCGACTTCGAGCAAGCCGTCTTCGAGCAACTGGCTGATGCGCAGGCTCTGGGTGCCGGCGAAAGAGAAATCGAGCTTGCGGGCGATGCCGCGTTCGAACAGATCAAGGTGCTCGGAGCGGCCGACGCTGGGCATGATCATGTGCAGATCATGGAGCTTGGCCGGATCGGCCTTGGCCAGCGAACGCGAAAGGAAATCCGCCTGCTTCTGGTTGTTGCCCTCCAGCACCACGCGGTCGCCGGGATGGATCAGCGCTTCAAGCGCGGCGACGATTTTGTCGCTGGGCAACACCGCACCATCGGCCAGCCCCGCACCTTGTCGAGCCGGCGCTGCTTCTCGTCACGCCGCCGCGTCCAGCGCGAGTCGGGGGAAATTGTTGTTGTCATGCTCACTCCACGGGTTCGCTGTCGTGGAGCCAAGTTAGGCGTGTGCGATGAGGGCATCAATCAAGCTGGGTGGTGAATCATTACGCTGAGAGTAATGGTCACGATCGCTTTCGCGAGCAGGCTAGCTCCACATTGATCGTTCCCACGCTCCGCGTGGGAACGATCGAACGCATTCCAATTGTGGGAGCGAGCCTGCTCGCGAAGAGGCCAGTCGCCTCAGCGCACTCGCTCAGTCGGTTGGCACCATTTTGTCCAGCACCCGGTTCACCGCCATCTCCGCCACCATGACAATCTGCGCGATGCCCTGCAGGGTCTTGCGCTGCGAGCCTTCCACGGAGGCTGCGTGGTTGTGCAGCATCACCGTCGCCGAACCCAGGGTTTCACAGGCGTCGGCCAGCAGCGATTCGGTGTCGGCTTCGGGGTTGGCCATGTACAGCGTGTTGGGGGTGTACGGCGGGGCCATGAAGTCAGCGCTGGGTGGGCCGAGGTAATGGTCGAGGGCGCGCTCGGCGGCTTGGTGGAATTGCTTTGAGTCGGGGGATTGGTAGGGCGATGCCGGACTTGCTACCGGCGGGTTTGGCGATGGTTTTTTCATCTTCAGGTTCCGGATAAAGCCGCAACCGCATCTCTGCTAAAAGAAGGGGTGGCAGCTGAACGCAGGTTAGCAGACCGGGGAACCTAAGGAAGCCGGCGCGCCGAAGCGCCCTGCGCACAGCCGCCATCGAGTGCAGGCGTGAAGCCTGACTGACGGTGCTCGTGCAACCTCAGATTTACCACGGGCTGCTAAACCCGATCACTGGGAATCAGTGACCCGATCCAAGTTACGCAGCAAGCCCTGGGCGCACAAGCCGGCGGATTCTGGCGCAGGCGTAGGCAGCGGCGCAAGGATTTGTAGGCTGGCGGGGCGTAACACTGGGTGTCTTTAAACACCTCAATCAATTGTTGTTTATTGGCTGATCTGGATTGGGGATCTACCCGTAGGAATTTGCTGCCGCGACTGGCGCTTTCGCGAGCAAGCCCGCTCCCACATGGGAGCTTCAGGGTACGCAGATTTTGTGTACGACCTCGCTCCACTGTGGGAGCGGGCTTGCTCGCGAATACGCCCGCCAGGACACCACAAACGCAAATCAATAAACCAATCCCGCATCCACCAGTAACTTCTCCAGCCCCAACAAATCCGGCACCTTCGCCACCTGCTCGCCCACCTGCACCGCTGCCTGCTCCAGCGCGCACAACGGCACATCGACATAACTCAACTGACTGTCCAGCTTGTAGGAGCGAGGAATCCCCTGCACCAGCAGGCCGATGAATCTCAGCTCCGGCAAGCCGCCCAGCGCATTCAGGATGACGATCCGTGTCCGTTCGCCGATGACGATTTTCTGCCCACAGGCCGATTCGAAACTGATCAGCGGAATCTGCCGTTCACGCCAGGTCACCCGCCCCAGGTACCACGGCGGCGTGTCGAGGTCGAAGGCGCTGGCTTGGTAGTCGATCAGCTCGGCGATGGCGACATTGGGCAGGATCAGGTTGCGATCGGCCAGCGGCAGCAGCAGCCCGGTGAGCTGGCTGGTGCGCGGGTTGTGCCGGTGCTCATGCATGTTTCTTGCTCCACTGGGCGATGCTCTCCAGCAACACCGATTCCTGATACGGCTTGCCGAGGTAGTCGTTGACGCCGATGGCCATGGCGCGGTCGCGGTGTTTCTGCCCGGTGCGCGAGGTGATCATGATGATCGGCAAGTGGCGCAGGCGTTCGTCGGCGCGCACCTGGGTGGCGACCTCGAAGCCGTCCATGCGCGGCATTTCGATATCGAGCAGCATCAGGTCGGGCGTGTGTTCTTCAAGCAGCAGCATCGCATCGACACCGTCCTTGGCGGTCAGCACGTTCATGCCGTGACGCTCGAGCAAACGGCTGGTGACCTTGCGCACCGTCACCGAGTCATCGACGACCATGATCAGCAGCGGCTTGTGCGGTTCGCTGTCGATCTCCGTGAGTGACGGCTCCTGCGCCAGGCGCGCCTGCATCGCGCGGATCGGTGCGAGCAGATCCAGAATCAGCACCACCCGGCCATCGCCGAGAATCGTCGCCCCCGACACGCCCTGCACCGACGCGAATTGTGCGCCGAGGCTTTTGACCACGATTTCACGGGTGCCGGCCATGGCGTCGACCAGCACGGCAATGTGGCGGTCATTGTAATGCACCAACAGCACCGGCAACGGCAGGTTCTGCCCGAGCAGTTTTGGCCGTGGCGCAGTCTTCAACAGCTCGCCGAGGTAGCACAGCTCATAACGCTGGCCGGCGTATTGATAGCTCGGCGGATCCTGACGGAAGTGCCCTTCCAGATCATTCGGCAACACACGCACGATGCCTTCGATGGTGTTCAGCGGGATCGCGTACTGATCCTCAGCGCACTGCACCATCAGCGCGCGGTTAACCGACACGGTGAACGGCAAGCGAATGCGGAAATGCACGCCCTGCCCCGGCACCGAATCGATGCTCATGCTGCCGCCGAGCTGGCGCACTTCTTCGTGGACCACGTCCATGCCGACGCCACGCCCGGAAATCTGAGTGATTTTCTCTGCCGTGGAGAAACCCGGCTGAAGGATGAACTGCAACACGTCGCGGTCGCTGATCTCGGCATCGGGCGCCAGCAGACCGCGCTTGATCGCTTTGCGCCGCACGGCTTCCAGCGGCACCCCGGCGCCGTCATCGCGGATGTCGAAAACCATGTCGCCGCCCTCGCGCGACAGATCAAGGGTGATCTGCCCTTGCGCCGGTTTGCCCGCCGCCAACCGCACTTCAGTGGACTCCAGGCCATGGTCGACGGCGTTGCGCAGCATGTGTTCCAGCGGCGCGGCCATGCGCTCCAGCACGTTGCGATCCATCTCGCCATCGGCATTGCCGACGACGAAGGCGACATCCTTGCCCAGCTCCTCGGCGACCTGACGCACGATGCGTTTGAGACGCGGCACCATGCGTTCGAACGGCACCATGCGCGTGCGCATCAGGCCTTCCTGCAATTCGGTGTTGATCCGCCCCTGTTGCTGCAACAGGTTCTCCGCATCGTGGTTGCGGCGGTCGAGGGTTTCCTTGAGGTCGAGCAGGTCAGAAGCGGATTCGAACAGCGCCCGCGACAGTTGCTGAAGCTGCGAATGGCGGTCCATTTCCAGCGGATCGAAATCTTCATAACCGAGGCGTTCGCCATCGACTTGCTGGCGGCTGAGAATGCGCCCCTGGGTTTCGGTGTCGAGGCGGCGCAACTGATCGCGCATGCGCTCGATGGTGGTTTCCATCTCGTTGAGAGCAATCTGCGCATCGTTGACTTGCTGCTCGATTCGCCCGCGAAAAATCGAGGTTTCCCCGGCCAGATTGACCAGTTCATCAAGCAGTTCGGAAGAAACCTTGACCATGTCTGCGCCAGCATCGGCCGCCGGTGGCGCTGTCTCAGGCTTGATGACCGGAGCTGGCGCCAGCGGCGCTTCAACCTGCGCCGGATGGCTGAAATTCTGGATCGCGCTGATCAGCCGATCGGCCGGCGGGCACGGCTGTCCGGCGCGCACGCCATCGAGCATTTGCGCCAGTCGGTCATGGCCGCGCTGCACCAGCGCGAACAGCTCGGCGGACGGTTGCAGCGCACCGCTAGAGAGGCTTTCGTAGAGAAATTCCAGCTCATGGGCGAGGTCGCCGATCGGGCCGATTTCGACCATCCGCGCGCCACCCTTGAGGGTGTGCAGATCGCGCAGCAGGGTTTCAATTTCCTGACGGTTGCCCGGCTCGGCCTGCCAGCGCAACAACGCGCCGCCGGAGCTTTCGATGATGTCGAAACCTTCTTCGAGGAAGATCTCCAGCAACTCCGGATCGTGCCCGGCGCTGTCGTGTTCGACCGCTGCGGAGGATGATTCGCTGGCGGCCTGGCCCTGACGCAACTGACGGATCGCGTCGATCAGATCCTGCGCCGGGGTCAGCGCTTGATGCGCTTGCAATTGCTCGAGCATCAGTGCCAAACGCTCATGACTGTGCTGCAACAAACCTTCGAGCGCGGCGCTGTGGTTGTAGCGTCGATCAACCAGCCCTTCGTAGAGATTTTCCAGCTCCTGGGCGAGGTCGCCGACGGCCTCGACCTCGGCCATCCGCGCGCCGCCCTTCAGCGTATGCAAGTCGCGCTGCAATGACGACAGTGGCGCAGCGTTGTCCGGGTCCTTGAGCCAGCGCTGCAAGGCTTGCCCGGCGCTGTCGAGAATGTCCACCGCCTCTTCGAGAAAG contains:
- a CDS encoding biotin-independent malonate decarboxylase subunit beta, producing the protein MTDSAALLNKHSFVELGARQRAKALLDAGTFRELLDPFQRVMSPWLERQGVVPQADDGVIIAKGSLDGLPVVIAAIEGAFQGGSLGEVGGAKIAGALELAAEDNRNGIPTRAVLLLETGGVRLQEANLGLAAIADIHAAIVDLQQYQPVVGVVAGSVGCFGGMSIAAALCSYLLVTQEARLGLNGPQVIEQEAGIEEYDSRDRPFIWSLTGGEQRFNTGLVDCYVGDDVAQIRQQVGELLQQGLPAQPRSQRAEWFLQRLGKLDTDKQIEPSVVRDLYQGERS
- a CDS encoding malonate decarboxylase subunit delta, with the protein product MENLSFEFPAGQPPRGRALVGCVGSGDLEVLIEPGLAGKLTINVQTSVNGAQQRWQHLFARMFDGTTPPAMAIDIHDFGATPGVVRLRLEQGFEEIGHD
- a CDS encoding triphosphoribosyl-dephospho-CoA synthase; protein product: MHAFNLQAKPLSLGDRLADLAVDALIDEADLSPKPALVDRRGNGAHTDLHLGLMHASALALWPAFKEMAEAALELGEVGLPLREAIGRIGREGEQAMLVTTNGVNTHRGAIWALGLLVTAAALQPKSVALCAARLALLDDRYAPKPLSHGAQVAQRYGARGAREEAQLGFPSVLQRGLPQLHKSRASGHGEQNARLDALLAIMTELADTCVLYRAGEPGLQAMQSGAQAVLDAGGSASLSGRRRLHELDQQLIALNASPGGAADLLAATLLLDRIERDGISQGAF
- a CDS encoding chemotaxis protein CheW → MHEHRHNPRTSQLTGLLLPLADRNLILPNVAIAELIDYQASAFDLDTPPWYLGRVTWRERQIPLISFESACGQKIVIGERTRIVILNALGGLPELRFIGLLVQGIPRSYKLDSQLSYVDVPLCALEQAAVQVGEQVAKVPDLLGLEKLLVDAGLVY